Proteins co-encoded in one Streptococcus parauberis NCFD 2020 genomic window:
- a CDS encoding NCS2 family permease — MDKFFKLKESGTTVSTEIVAGLTTFFAMSYILFVNPSILGAAGMPTKAVFLATIIAASISTLIMGLFANVPYALAPGMGLNAFFTYTVVFGLGFTWQEALGMVFICGLFNIFITVTKFRKSIIKAIPLSLQHAIGGGIGVFVAYLGFKNANIIDFSLSAQNIVAVNGVEPAKATAKTFAHGVFSVNANGGVVPAISTFTEPSVLLAIFGLLLMAVLVIKNVRGAILIGIIVTTLVGIPMGVVDLSAVNFGANHIGQAFKELGTTFLAAFGGMGSLFKDSSRLPLVLMTIFAFSLSDTFDTIGTFIGTGRRTGIFTEADEEALENSTGFSSKMDRALFADAIGTSIGALFGTSNTTTYVESAAGIAEGGRTGLTAVSTAVCFLLSILLLPLVGIVPAAATAPALIIVGVMMVSSFLDVDWSNFEDALPAFFAAFFMALCYSISYGIAGAFIFYCLVKIVKGKAKEVHPILWGATFLFILNFVILAIL; from the coding sequence ATGGATAAATTTTTTAAGTTAAAAGAAAGTGGAACTACTGTTTCAACTGAAATTGTTGCAGGTTTGACAACTTTCTTCGCCATGTCTTACATTCTGTTTGTTAACCCTAGTATTTTAGGTGCTGCAGGTATGCCAACTAAGGCAGTTTTCTTAGCGACAATCATTGCTGCATCAATTTCGACTTTGATAATGGGATTATTTGCTAACGTACCATACGCACTTGCTCCAGGTATGGGATTAAATGCTTTTTTTACTTATACCGTTGTCTTTGGTCTAGGTTTTACTTGGCAAGAAGCACTAGGTATGGTATTTATCTGTGGTTTATTTAATATCTTTATCACGGTAACTAAATTCCGTAAAAGCATTATCAAAGCTATTCCGCTTAGCCTTCAACATGCAATTGGTGGTGGTATTGGTGTCTTTGTAGCCTACCTTGGTTTCAAAAATGCAAATATTATTGATTTCTCGTTATCAGCACAAAATATTGTTGCTGTAAATGGCGTTGAACCTGCGAAAGCAACTGCCAAAACGTTTGCTCATGGTGTATTTTCAGTAAATGCAAATGGGGGCGTTGTACCTGCTATTTCAACATTTACAGAACCAAGTGTTCTTTTAGCGATTTTTGGTTTGCTCTTAATGGCTGTCCTAGTTATCAAAAATGTTCGTGGAGCCATCTTAATTGGAATTATCGTGACAACACTTGTTGGTATACCAATGGGTGTAGTTGATCTTTCAGCAGTCAACTTTGGAGCAAATCATATTGGTCAAGCTTTCAAAGAACTTGGCACAACTTTCTTAGCAGCATTTGGTGGCATGGGATCTCTCTTTAAAGATTCAAGTCGTTTACCTCTCGTCTTAATGACAATCTTTGCTTTCAGTTTGTCAGATACTTTTGACACAATTGGTACTTTTATTGGTACTGGCCGTCGTACAGGAATATTCACAGAAGCTGACGAAGAAGCACTTGAAAACAGTACAGGATTTAGTTCAAAAATGGACCGAGCCCTTTTTGCGGATGCAATTGGAACATCAATTGGTGCATTATTTGGAACATCAAACACAACAACTTATGTTGAATCTGCAGCAGGTATTGCCGAAGGTGGTCGTACAGGTCTGACAGCTGTATCAACTGCAGTATGTTTCTTACTTTCAATTTTACTATTGCCTTTGGTTGGTATTGTTCCCGCTGCGGCAACTGCACCAGCCTTGATTATTGTTGGGGTAATGATGGTTTCATCATTCTTAGACGTTGACTGGAGCAACTTCGAAGATGCGCTACCAGCCTTCTTTGCAGCTTTCTTCATGGCTTTATGTTATTCAATTTCATACGGAATTGCTGGCGCATTTATTTTCTATTGCCTAGTGAAAATTGTTAAAGGAAAAGCTAAGGAAGTTCACCCAATCCTTTGGGGAGCAACATTCCTATTCATCCTAAACTTTGTCATTTTAGCCATTTTATAA
- a CDS encoding PTS sugar transporter subunit IIB yields the protein MGIGIIIASHGKFAEGIHQSGSMIFGEQEKVQVVTFMPNEGPDDLYGHFNNAIQQFDADDEILVLADLWSGSPFNQASRVMGENPERKMAIITGLNLPMLIQAYTERLMDAEAGVEKVAANIIKESKDGVKALPEELNPVEVAPTATAAPALQGAIPEGTVIGDGKLKINLARIDTRLLHGQVATAWTPASKANRIIVASDTVAKDDLRKQLIKQAAPGGVKANVVPVSKLVEASKDPRFGNTQALILFETVQDALRAVEGGVQIEELNVGSMAHSTGKTMVNNVLSMDKDDVAAFEKLQQLGVAFDVRKVPNDSKKNLFELIKKTHIQ from the coding sequence ATGGGTATCGGTATTATTATTGCCAGCCACGGTAAATTTGCTGAAGGTATTCATCAATCCGGTTCTATGATTTTTGGCGAACAAGAAAAAGTTCAAGTCGTAACTTTCATGCCAAACGAAGGACCTGATGATTTGTATGGACACTTCAACAATGCTATCCAACAGTTTGATGCTGATGATGAAATCCTTGTCCTAGCTGACCTTTGGAGTGGTTCTCCATTTAATCAAGCTAGTCGCGTTATGGGAGAAAATCCTGAACGTAAAATGGCTATCATCACAGGTCTTAACTTGCCTATGCTAATTCAAGCTTACACTGAGCGTCTTATGGATGCTGAAGCAGGCGTTGAAAAAGTTGCAGCAAACATTATTAAAGAGTCTAAGGACGGTGTTAAAGCACTTCCTGAAGAACTCAATCCAGTTGAGGTTGCTCCTACAGCAACTGCAGCTCCTGCTTTACAAGGTGCTATTCCTGAAGGAACAGTTATTGGAGATGGCAAACTTAAAATTAACCTTGCTCGTATCGACACTCGTCTTTTACACGGACAAGTTGCAACAGCATGGACACCTGCTTCAAAAGCTAACCGGATCATCGTTGCTTCTGACACAGTTGCTAAAGATGACTTGCGTAAACAATTGATTAAACAAGCTGCTCCTGGTGGAGTTAAAGCAAACGTTGTTCCAGTTAGCAAATTAGTTGAAGCTTCTAAGGATCCTCGCTTTGGTAATACACAAGCTCTTATCCTTTTTGAAACTGTTCAAGATGCACTTCGTGCTGTTGAAGGTGGTGTTCAAATTGAAGAACTTAATGTTGGTTCAATGGCTCACTCAACTGGTAAAACAATGGTAAACAACGTATTATCTATGGATAAAGATGATGTTGCTGCCTTTGAAAAACTCCAACAATTAGGAGTTGCTTTTGATGTTCGTAAAGTTCCAAATGATTCTAAAAAGAACTTATTTGAACTGATCAAAAAAACTCACATTCAATAA
- a CDS encoding mannose/fructose/sorbose family PTS transporter subunit IIC has protein sequence MSDISIISAILVVVIAFFAGMEGILDQFQFHQPLVACTLIGLVTGNLEAGVMLGGFLQMIALGWANIGAAVAPDAALASVAAAIIMVKGGNFTSQGVAVATATAIPLAVAGLFLTMIVRTLSVALAHTADNAAKDGNIAGVERAHFIALMMQGLRIAIPAALLIAIPASAVKDALGMMPDWLNGGMAVGGGMVVAVGYAMVINMMATREVWPFFALGFAFAALSDLTLIALGVIGVAMALIYLNLSKQGGNGGSGNGGSNDPIGDILEDY, from the coding sequence ATGTCAGATATTTCAATTATTTCTGCTATCTTGGTCGTTGTGATTGCCTTCTTCGCAGGTATGGAAGGTATCCTTGACCAATTTCAATTCCATCAACCACTTGTAGCTTGTACGCTTATCGGTCTTGTAACTGGTAACTTAGAAGCAGGTGTCATGCTTGGTGGATTTTTACAAATGATCGCTCTTGGTTGGGCAAACATTGGTGCTGCAGTTGCACCTGATGCTGCTTTAGCTTCAGTAGCTGCTGCTATCATCATGGTTAAAGGTGGTAACTTCACTTCTCAAGGTGTTGCAGTTGCAACAGCAACAGCTATTCCTTTGGCAGTTGCAGGTTTATTCCTCACTATGATTGTTCGTACACTTTCAGTAGCCTTAGCACATACAGCTGATAATGCTGCTAAAGACGGTAATATTGCTGGTGTTGAACGCGCTCACTTCATCGCATTGATGATGCAAGGTCTTCGTATTGCTATTCCAGCTGCACTTCTTATTGCTATCCCAGCTAGCGCTGTTAAAGATGCTTTAGGAATGATGCCTGACTGGTTAAACGGCGGTATGGCTGTTGGTGGTGGTATGGTTGTTGCCGTAGGTTATGCTATGGTTATCAACATGATGGCTACTCGTGAAGTTTGGCCATTCTTCGCTCTAGGTTTTGCTTTCGCAGCCTTAAGTGACTTAACACTTATCGCACTTGGTGTAATCGGTGTAGCTATGGCCTTAATCTACCTCAACCTTTCAAAACAAGGTGGTAACGGTGGATCAGGTAACGGTGGATCAAACGATCCTATCGGCGATATCCTAGAAGACTACTAG
- the serS gene encoding serine--tRNA ligase, whose translation MLDLKRIRTDFDQVAQKLKVRGVKEDVLANLKELDEKRRHLLIKSEELKAERNVASAAIAQAKRQKEDTNQQIKDMQKVSADIKAIDTELAEIDEKVTEIITVLPNTPHDSVPVGADEDENVEVRRWGTPPEFGFEAKPHWEIGENLDILDWERGAKVTGARFLFYKNLGARLERAIYNFMLDEHGKEGYQEIITPYMVNHDSMFGTGQYPKFKEDTFELKDTNFVLIPTAEVPLTNYYRGEILEGKELPIYFTAMSPSFRSEAGSAGRDTRGLIRLHQFHKVEMVKFAKPEESYEELEKMTANAENILQKLNLPYRVITLCTGDMGFSAAKTYDIEVWIPAQNTYREISSCSNTEDFQARRAQIRYRDEADGKVKLLHTLNGSGLAVGRTVAAILENYQNEDGSVTIPEVLRPYMGGAEVIAPK comes from the coding sequence ATGTTAGATTTAAAACGTATTCGTACCGATTTTGATCAAGTCGCACAAAAACTAAAAGTTCGTGGTGTCAAAGAAGATGTTCTTGCTAATCTTAAGGAACTTGATGAAAAGCGTCGTCATTTATTAATTAAATCAGAAGAATTAAAAGCAGAACGTAATGTTGCTTCAGCTGCAATTGCTCAAGCTAAACGTCAAAAAGAAGATACTAATCAACAAATTAAAGATATGCAAAAAGTTTCTGCAGATATAAAAGCAATTGATACTGAATTAGCAGAAATTGATGAAAAAGTTACTGAAATCATCACAGTTTTACCTAATACACCTCATGACTCAGTTCCAGTTGGTGCTGACGAAGACGAAAACGTGGAAGTACGTCGTTGGGGTACACCACCCGAATTTGGTTTTGAAGCTAAACCTCATTGGGAAATTGGAGAAAACCTCGATATCCTTGACTGGGAACGTGGAGCTAAAGTAACCGGAGCCCGCTTCTTATTCTACAAAAACTTAGGCGCCCGTTTAGAACGTGCCATCTATAACTTTATGTTAGATGAACATGGAAAAGAAGGCTACCAAGAAATTATTACACCTTACATGGTCAACCATGACTCAATGTTCGGTACAGGACAATATCCTAAATTTAAAGAAGATACATTTGAATTAAAAGATACAAACTTTGTTCTCATCCCAACTGCTGAGGTACCATTGACCAACTACTACCGTGGAGAAATTTTGGAAGGCAAAGAACTACCAATATACTTCACAGCAATGAGTCCATCATTCCGTTCTGAAGCCGGTTCTGCAGGACGTGACACACGTGGTTTGATTCGTCTGCACCAATTTCATAAAGTAGAAATGGTAAAATTTGCTAAACCAGAAGAATCTTATGAAGAATTGGAAAAAATGACAGCTAATGCTGAAAACATACTTCAAAAACTTAATCTTCCATACCGTGTTATTACACTCTGTACAGGAGATATGGGCTTCTCAGCAGCTAAAACTTATGATATAGAAGTTTGGATTCCAGCTCAAAACACCTACCGTGAAATTTCAAGTTGTTCAAACACTGAAGATTTCCAAGCGCGACGCGCTCAAATCCGCTACCGCGACGAAGCTGATGGCAAGGTTAAACTCTTGCATACCTTGAACGGATCAGGTTTGGCCGTAGGGCGCACCGTAGCAGCAATCCTTGAAAACTACCAAAACGAGGATGGATCTGTAACAATTCCCGAAGTACTACGCCCATATATGGGTGGGGCTGAAGTTAT
- a CDS encoding PTS system mannose/fructose/sorbose family transporter subunit IID: MTEQIKLSKADRQKVWWRSQFLQGSWNYERMQNLGWAYSLIPAIKKLYTTKEDQAAALTRHLEFFNTHPYVAAPIMGVTLALEEERANGTDIDDAAIQGVKIGMMGPLAGIGDPVFWFTVRPILGALGASLAQSGNIMGPIIFFLGWNIIRMAFLWYTQEFGYKAGSEITKDMSGGILQDITKGASILGMFILAVLVERWVSIKFTVALPSKLLSKGAYVEFPKGNINGAELKGILGQAIGGMSLDKYQAQSLQGQLDSLIPGLMGLALTFLCMWLLKKKVSPITIIIALFVVGILARLFGIM, encoded by the coding sequence ATGACTGAACAAATTAAATTATCAAAAGCTGATCGCCAAAAAGTTTGGTGGCGTTCACAATTCTTGCAAGGTTCATGGAACTATGAACGTATGCAAAACTTGGGTTGGGCTTATTCTCTTATTCCAGCAATCAAGAAATTATACACAACTAAAGAAGATCAAGCGGCTGCGCTTACTCGCCACTTAGAATTCTTCAATACTCACCCTTATGTAGCTGCACCTATTATGGGTGTTACCCTAGCTCTTGAAGAAGAAAGAGCTAATGGTACTGATATCGATGATGCTGCTATTCAAGGGGTTAAAATCGGTATGATGGGACCTTTGGCCGGTATCGGTGATCCAGTATTCTGGTTTACAGTTCGTCCAATCTTGGGAGCTCTCGGTGCGTCATTAGCACAATCTGGTAACATCATGGGACCAATCATTTTCTTCCTTGGATGGAACATCATCCGTATGGCCTTCTTATGGTATACACAAGAATTTGGTTATAAAGCGGGTTCTGAAATCACTAAAGACATGTCTGGTGGTATCTTACAAGACATCACTAAAGGTGCATCAATCCTTGGTATGTTCATCCTTGCAGTATTGGTTGAACGTTGGGTATCAATCAAATTTACTGTAGCTCTTCCTTCAAAACTTTTATCAAAAGGTGCTTATGTTGAATTCCCTAAAGGAAACATCAACGGTGCTGAATTAAAAGGTATTTTAGGACAAGCTATTGGTGGTATGAGCCTTGATAAATATCAAGCACAATCTCTTCAAGGACAACTTGATTCACTTATCCCTGGATTAATGGGTCTTGCACTTACATTCTTATGTATGTGGTTACTTAAGAAAAAAGTGTCTCCAATTACAATCATTATCGCTTTGTTTGTCGTTGGTATCCTTGCTCGTCTATTCGGTATCATGTAA
- a CDS encoding DUF956 family protein — protein sequence MAKSMNTTVDFQTKATSYLGMGGKVGKILVGDNAFEFYNDRNVDDYIQIPWSSINQIGANVSGKKVSRHFEIFTDQGKFLFASKDSGKILKIARGYIGNDKVIKLPTLIQMMIQKWFKRK from the coding sequence TTGGCAAAATCAATGAATACTACGGTTGACTTCCAAACGAAGGCTACTTCTTACTTAGGTATGGGGGGCAAAGTTGGAAAAATTTTAGTTGGTGATAATGCATTTGAATTTTATAACGACAGAAATGTTGACGATTATATTCAAATTCCATGGTCATCAATCAATCAAATCGGTGCCAACGTTTCGGGTAAAAAAGTAAGTCGCCATTTTGAGATTTTCACCGATCAAGGTAAATTCTTGTTCGCTTCCAAAGATTCTGGAAAAATTTTAAAAATTGCTCGAGGTTATATTGGCAACGATAAAGTGATAAAACTTCCTACTCTGATTCAAATGATGATTCAAAAATGGTTTAAACGTAAATAA
- a CDS encoding GNAT family N-acetyltransferase: MPTYELSIEEAQASDAPAIQNLLRKLSLETNFISETQAILEISQEKLSYALEQLNDKVDSICLLARVNEQVVGLISMSSGSTVDTNHISELFIVLDVSVRGQGLGKELMAIALDWAEQTPSIKKIELEVQIANEVAVQLYQSFGFEIEGTRKHAVKLHNGKYSDVYLMGKLLDK, translated from the coding sequence ATGCCAACTTATGAGCTTAGTATTGAAGAAGCACAAGCTAGTGATGCGCCAGCAATTCAAAATCTCCTAAGAAAACTTAGTCTAGAAACCAACTTTATTTCTGAAACACAAGCTATTTTGGAAATAAGCCAAGAAAAACTTAGTTATGCACTTGAGCAATTAAACGACAAAGTAGACAGTATTTGTTTATTAGCAAGAGTCAATGAGCAAGTAGTTGGCTTAATCAGCATGTCATCAGGCTCTACTGTTGATACTAATCATATTAGCGAGCTTTTTATTGTTTTGGATGTCTCAGTTCGAGGACAAGGTTTGGGAAAAGAACTAATGGCAATTGCCCTAGATTGGGCAGAACAAACACCTTCAATTAAAAAGATTGAATTGGAAGTACAAATTGCTAATGAAGTTGCTGTTCAATTGTATCAGTCGTTTGGCTTTGAAATTGAAGGCACTCGCAAACATGCAGTAAAACTACACAATGGAAAATACTCAGATGTCTATTTAATGGGCAAACTATTAGACAAGTAA
- the lytR gene encoding glycopolymer--peptidoglycan transferase LytR, whose translation MKIGKKILLMLSAILITTVVALGVYATSAYHFSTDELAKTFKDFSISGKKSTAIKQTKPFSILLMGVDTGSAERKSKWAGNSDSMILVTINPKTKKTTMTSLERDILIKLSGPEGNEMDGEEAKLNAAYASGGAQMAIMTIQDLLNIKIDNFVRINMQGLVDLVDAVGGITVTNEFDFPISISENEPEYKATVAPGTHKINGEQALVYARMRYDDPEGDYGRQKRQRIVIQKVLQKILALESVSSYRKILHAVSNNMQTNIEISSSTIPKLLAYSDALKKVKAFQLKGEDATLADGGSYQIVTEDHLLKIQNQIRKQLGIAEVTVLKTSAITIEELNGTSKVEKEQTDVPASIQEDNYTNYSDNTNQGNYNSNNNITIIPPESSAPVQTYPSSEPTTSGTVPVAPVPSAPAPITPVSPSTGTTPVAPVQ comes from the coding sequence ATGAAAATCGGAAAAAAAATACTCCTCATGTTATCGGCCATTTTAATTACTACGGTTGTAGCCTTGGGGGTTTATGCAACAAGTGCATATCACTTTTCAACTGATGAACTAGCAAAAACTTTTAAAGATTTTTCAATTAGTGGAAAGAAAAGTACAGCAATTAAACAAACAAAACCTTTTTCAATATTGCTTATGGGTGTTGATACAGGATCGGCTGAAAGAAAATCAAAGTGGGCAGGAAATAGCGATTCTATGATTTTAGTGACAATCAATCCTAAAACTAAGAAAACGACCATGACAAGTTTAGAACGAGATATTTTAATTAAATTATCTGGACCTGAAGGAAATGAAATGGATGGTGAAGAAGCAAAATTAAACGCTGCATATGCCTCAGGTGGTGCTCAAATGGCAATAATGACCATTCAAGATTTATTGAATATAAAGATTGATAATTTTGTCCGCATCAATATGCAAGGGTTGGTTGATTTAGTCGATGCTGTAGGTGGAATAACGGTTACGAATGAATTTGATTTTCCAATTTCAATATCGGAGAATGAGCCTGAGTATAAAGCCACAGTAGCACCAGGGACACATAAAATTAATGGGGAACAAGCCTTAGTTTATGCACGGATGCGTTATGATGATCCTGAAGGTGATTATGGACGACAAAAACGTCAGCGAATCGTTATTCAAAAGGTATTACAAAAAATCTTAGCTTTAGAGAGTGTAAGCTCTTATCGAAAAATTTTGCATGCTGTAAGTAACAACATGCAAACGAATATTGAGATATCATCATCTACTATTCCGAAACTTTTGGCATACTCTGATGCGCTGAAAAAAGTAAAGGCATTCCAACTAAAGGGTGAAGATGCTACCTTAGCAGATGGTGGATCTTATCAAATTGTTACCGAGGACCACTTACTTAAAATTCAAAATCAAATTCGTAAACAATTAGGTATAGCCGAAGTTACGGTGTTGAAAACAAGTGCAATTACCATCGAAGAATTAAATGGAACAAGTAAGGTTGAAAAGGAGCAAACTGATGTTCCTGCTTCAATTCAAGAAGATAATTATACAAACTATTCAGACAACACTAATCAAGGTAATTATAATTCAAATAACAATATCACGATTATCCCACCAGAAAGTAGTGCTCCAGTTCAAACTTATCCATCAAGTGAACCTACAACTTCAGGAACAGTGCCGGTTGCTCCAGTGCCATCAGCGCCTGCACCAATAACTCCTGTTTCACCAAGTACAGGTACAACTCCAGTTGCGCCTGTACAATAA
- a CDS encoding acyltransferase, producing MTELIKKRKREHHYGLDLLRIISMFMIVITHVLGKGGLRSSVAGAGESDSYFVVTWVIQVLVYGAVNCYALISGYVGACSTYKYSKLLNIWLQVFFYTFTITTVFALFGYHVTLNDWRHTFFPIVSGEYWYMTAYFGLLIFMPVINGGLKSMSDVQLRNLVVLMGIFFSFLPALMNNRVNEFSLSKGFEMTWLIILYIVGAYLHRIDLKKYSTKKLLTIYTICMLITYSMKFIVGNIWYWYVSPSLSMGAISLFIIFAKMKMPNNKALLKFIAIVSPTTLGVYLAHLHPLLVRFVIRDFAEPFVKAPILVYPFLILGVSIIIYLIAFIVEKIRLKVFKIFQVARISHWIDDKFPFTEL from the coding sequence ATGACAGAATTGATAAAAAAACGAAAAAGAGAGCACCACTATGGGCTTGATTTACTCCGTATTATTTCTATGTTTATGATTGTTATTACCCATGTTCTAGGTAAGGGTGGCTTAAGGTCTTCAGTTGCTGGTGCCGGTGAGTCTGATTCTTATTTCGTTGTTACTTGGGTGATTCAAGTATTAGTTTATGGAGCAGTAAATTGTTATGCCTTAATTTCTGGTTATGTTGGAGCTTGCTCAACATATAAATATTCAAAATTATTAAATATTTGGTTACAAGTATTCTTTTATACTTTCACCATTACCACTGTTTTTGCCCTTTTTGGTTACCATGTGACCTTAAATGATTGGCGGCACACATTTTTTCCAATAGTCAGTGGCGAATATTGGTACATGACTGCTTATTTTGGCTTATTAATCTTTATGCCTGTCATCAACGGTGGACTTAAGTCGATGTCGGATGTACAATTGAGAAATCTTGTTGTACTTATGGGCATATTCTTTTCATTCTTACCAGCTCTAATGAATAATCGTGTTAATGAGTTCTCACTGAGTAAAGGTTTTGAAATGACATGGTTAATAATTCTCTATATCGTTGGGGCGTATTTACATCGAATTGATTTAAAAAAATATAGTACAAAAAAATTATTAACAATTTATACTATCTGTATGTTGATTACTTACAGTATGAAATTTATTGTAGGTAACATTTGGTATTGGTATGTCTCACCAAGCCTTAGTATGGGAGCCATTTCATTATTTATCATTTTTGCTAAAATGAAAATGCCAAATAATAAAGCTCTCCTAAAGTTTATTGCTATTGTCTCACCAACGACATTAGGTGTTTATTTAGCTCACCTTCATCCTTTACTTGTTCGCTTTGTTATTCGAGATTTTGCCGAACCATTTGTTAAAGCACCAATTCTGGTCTATCCATTTTTGATATTAGGAGTTAGTATCATAATTTATCTGATAGCATTTATAGTTGAAAAAATTCGACTTAAAGTCTTTAAAATTTTTCAAGTGGCTCGAATTAGCCATTGGATTGATGATAAATTCCCATTTACGGAATTATAA
- the tsaE gene encoding tRNA (adenosine(37)-N6)-threonylcarbamoyltransferase complex ATPase subunit type 1 TsaE, which yields MFYTKNENELIAFGKRLGQALQKEDLIVLTGDLGSGKTTLTKGIAQGLNIAQMIKSPTYTIVREYEGRFPLYHLDVYRIGDDPDSIDLDEFIYGQGVTVIEWGELLDASLLNDFLEIIIDKVDSGRSVTLKSHGKRSEAIAEEMFDANL from the coding sequence ATGTTTTATACTAAAAATGAAAATGAACTAATTGCCTTTGGTAAACGATTAGGACAAGCTTTACAAAAAGAAGATCTTATTGTTCTGACAGGTGACTTAGGTTCTGGGAAAACAACTTTAACAAAAGGTATTGCGCAAGGGTTGAACATTGCTCAAATGATAAAAAGTCCTACCTATACAATTGTTCGAGAATACGAAGGCCGTTTTCCTTTGTATCATTTGGATGTTTATCGAATTGGTGACGACCCAGACTCAATTGATCTGGACGAATTCATTTATGGGCAAGGTGTTACAGTTATTGAATGGGGAGAGTTGCTTGATGCTTCCTTGCTTAATGACTTCTTAGAAATTATTATTGACAAAGTCGATTCTGGTCGCTCTGTTACTCTAAAGTCTCACGGGAAAAGATCAGAAGCGATAGCTGAGGAGATGTTCGATGCCAACTTATGA
- a CDS encoding Cof-type HAD-IIB family hydrolase: MTKKIIAIDLDGTLLRYDSTISNYTKEVISKVQAKGHQVVISTGRPYRMALDYYLQLNLKTPMITFNGALTHMPEQKWEYEHNVTLEKNYLLDILKHKDDFQMDFIASEYRKNFYITMENRDKIDPQLFGVEELTEGMTLEIPKITRNPNALLTQTHHQDKYALAKEMEAFFKHEIEVDSWGGPLNILEVSSKNINKAYALNYLLRIFNKDQNDLIAFGDEHNDTEMLSFAGTGYAMKNASPVLLPYADQQLIFTNEEDGVARKLEELFL, translated from the coding sequence ATGACTAAAAAGATTATTGCAATTGATTTAGATGGTACTTTACTCCGTTATGATAGTACCATCTCCAACTACACAAAAGAAGTTATCAGTAAAGTTCAAGCAAAAGGACATCAGGTTGTTATTTCAACGGGACGACCTTATCGTATGGCTTTAGATTATTATCTTCAACTTAATTTGAAGACACCGATGATTACATTTAATGGTGCCTTAACTCATATGCCTGAACAAAAGTGGGAATATGAACATAATGTTACATTAGAAAAAAACTATTTATTAGATATTTTAAAACATAAAGACGATTTTCAAATGGATTTCATTGCTAGTGAATATCGTAAGAACTTCTATATTACCATGGAAAATCGTGATAAAATTGATCCTCAATTATTTGGTGTCGAAGAATTAACAGAGGGTATGACCTTAGAGATTCCCAAAATCACTCGTAACCCTAATGCATTATTGACACAAACTCATCATCAGGATAAATATGCTTTAGCTAAGGAAATGGAAGCTTTCTTTAAGCACGAGATTGAAGTTGATTCTTGGGGAGGCCCACTCAATATTTTAGAAGTTTCTTCTAAGAATATCAACAAAGCTTACGCACTCAATTACCTACTCCGCATCTTCAATAAGGATCAAAATGATTTGATTGCCTTTGGCGATGAACATAATGATACTGAAATGCTCAGTTTTGCAGGAACAGGTTATGCTATGAAAAATGCTAGTCCAGTTCTTTTACCATATGCTGATCAACAGTTAATCTTTACTAATGAGGAAGATGGCGTTGCTAGAAAACTGGAAGAGCTTTTCTTATAA